GATGAACGTAGATTTTGATGAAAGTGTCGGGTGCTTAATACATTCCCGAATTCATCGAATATCCAAACTTGAACTCTTAGGTTAGGGAGACTATCACTGCGCCAATCAAATTCATTAAATGAGATTGCAATATGGTTGTTGGAAAGTCTGGCAATATTCTGATAGCTATTGGTTAAAGGGGTAGAAATAAATTTTTGCCAGTTTAAGGTGTTGGAATTTAGATTGTAACTGATAAGGGTGAAAGGTGTGGTATCTTTCGAAGTGTAATTGTATTGCCCAATTTGATTAACCCCTTGGATGATAAGCACGGAATCCAGATTGCTATAATCAATAGCGTCAATTTCAAAAAAGAGTCCACTTGAAATTTTTTCCGAGGTTTGGAAATCAAATCCGGAGAGTGGTAAGGTATCCAGCTTAGTGACATTTCCGGAAGAGTCCAGTTTTGCGATACCAATATTCCAATAACCTAATCTTTGTGGGATAAAAGGTAAGCTGTCAAAGAAAGATCTTGAATTTCCAATTTGATACATTCCATTGGAAGTCTGTATAAAACGTCCATGGCTTTGAAGTGTATTTGGGTACATGCCACTTGCGGGGTCTATAATAGAGCCACTATCCAAAATGCTAAAACTTGTATCAATAATATAATTGCTGTAAAAGTCTGGGCCATACTGGGGCCAAAAATTTGCTATTAAATTCCCATTAACCATTGAGGGATTAAGGCTCTCTTGGCGTGGTTTGCTTGAGGGAAACTTTTGACCAATATCGGTCCAGGCAAGCTTATTTGAAGAACGATTGACAAAGCCAATTCCAGCTGAATATAGGTTAGTGTCACAATAAGTGATATAGCCACCTAATAAAATGAAATCGGATTCTATTGTCATTGTGCCCAATTGAATATTGGTGCCTGGCTCTGAGATAATTACTTCATCGAGAACATTTAAATTGCTATCCAGTTTTGTTAGTGCCGTTGCAATGTTGGTACAGGACCCGCTGCCTGTGTCTTGTGCAGAACTTAAGATCAGAATTCCGTCCTCATACTTTTGAATGTCCCAAAGAGAAACAGCAAGGTTTGAAGCTCCGCCA
The Croceimicrobium hydrocarbonivorans genome window above contains:
- a CDS encoding T9SS type A sorting domain-containing protein, which produces MRRILIVLIGIFAGQLLNAQAVNRVIKPFPFTFSHCIGARNHSVYLGIQKNQFFETGREDAYVYKLNSSNLATIDSIKLNGLVNGGASNLAVSLWDIQKYEDGILILSSAQDTGSGSCTNIATALTKLDSNLNVLDEVIISEPGTNIQLGTMTIESDFILLGGYITYCDTNLYSAGIGFVNRSSNKLAWTDIGQKFPSSKPRQESLNPSMVNGNLIANFWPQYGPDFYSNYIIDTSFSILDSGSIIDPASGMYPNTLQSHGRFIQTSNGMYQIGNSRSFFDSLPFIPQRLGYWNIGIAKLDSSGNVTKLDTLPLSGFDFQTSEKISSGLFFEIDAIDYSNLDSVLIIQGVNQIGQYNYTSKDTTPFTLISYNLNSNTLNWQKFISTPLTNSYQNIARLSNNHIAISFNEFDWRSDSLPNLRVQVWIFDEFGNVLSTRHFHQNLRSSIYPNPANSHIYLDFPNSSTNLGYEIRDLKGAILKKGSFQDNRSGLYIQDLNAGTYLLLIPELHFSELFIKK